The Methanoculleus marisnigri JR1 genome window below encodes:
- the argF gene encoding ornithine carbamoyltransferase → MKKDFLSILDIGEYELESIVADAVRLKRLKSAGTAHEFLRGKSLGMIFEKASTRTRVSFEVGMSDLGGHALFLNPQDMQLGRGEEIRDTARVLARYVDAVMIRAYSHAAIEEFARYANVPVVNGLSDRLHPCQVLADIMTLSERFGDLHGLKLAWVGDGNNVCNSWLLSSALTGMEIAVASPPRYRPRDEIVDQARAAGGKVTVVTDPDEAVRDADVLYTDIWVSMGDEQERAERLQALKGYTIDSRLLAQASPDALVMHCLPAHRGEEITDEVMEGPQSIVWDQAENRLHAQKALLVRLIAGGMASVD, encoded by the coding sequence ATGAAGAAGGATTTTCTCTCGATCCTCGATATCGGCGAGTACGAACTCGAGAGCATCGTTGCCGACGCAGTGCGCCTGAAGAGGCTGAAGTCTGCGGGAACCGCACACGAATTCCTCAGAGGCAAGAGCCTCGGGATGATCTTCGAGAAGGCGTCCACCCGCACCCGGGTCTCGTTCGAGGTGGGGATGTCCGATCTCGGCGGCCACGCGCTCTTCTTAAATCCCCAGGATATGCAGCTCGGACGGGGCGAGGAGATCCGGGACACGGCACGGGTGCTTGCCCGCTACGTCGATGCGGTGATGATCCGCGCCTACAGTCACGCCGCCATCGAGGAGTTCGCCCGCTACGCGAATGTTCCGGTCGTCAACGGCCTCTCCGATCGCCTGCACCCGTGCCAGGTGCTGGCCGACATCATGACCCTCAGCGAGCGGTTCGGCGATCTCCACGGCCTGAAACTCGCGTGGGTCGGGGACGGCAACAACGTCTGCAACTCGTGGCTCCTCTCCTCCGCCCTGACCGGGATGGAGATTGCGGTTGCCAGCCCCCCGCGCTACCGGCCGAGGGACGAGATCGTCGACCAGGCACGGGCGGCGGGAGGAAAGGTCACCGTCGTCACAGACCCGGATGAAGCGGTCAGGGACGCGGATGTCCTCTACACCGACATCTGGGTCTCCATGGGCGACGAACAGGAGCGTGCCGAGCGGTTACAGGCGCTCAAAGGCTACACGATAGACTCCCGCCTCCTTGCGCAGGCGTCCCCCGACGCTCTCGTGATGCACTGCCTCCCCGCCCACCGGGGCGAGGAGATCACCGACGAGGTGATGGAAGGGCCGCAGAGCATCGTCTGGGACCAGGCCGAGAACCGGCTCCACGCGCAGAAGGCGCTCCTCGTGCGGCTGATCGCGGGCGGGATGGCGTCGGTCGATTGA
- the purD gene encoding phosphoribosylamine--glycine ligase: protein MDMKVLVVGGGGREHAITRALSCNSDTKIFSVMARKNPGIARLSERVLLEKETNIEKVIPFATNCGVDAAVIGPEAPLEAGIVDRLEAAGIPSLGPTRAAARIETDKAFCRRLMERHGIAGCPEYRVCRDPEEARRFIESYDGDLAVKPIGLTGGKGVRIMGEHVDVAGAVEYAREIGGSVVLEERLVGEEFTLQAFVDGEHLIPMPLVQDHKRAYEGDVGPNTGGMGSYSLADHMLPFVSRRDYEKALRIMTDTVAAMRAEGTPYRGILYGQFMNTREGPKVIEFNARFGDPEAMNVLSLLESDFAGIVGHIIEGDLAPSHVRFAKKATVCKYLVPEGYPDAPRANEPLTLGDYGDALLYYASVEERDGTLHTLTSRTLAFVGRGETLEEAEAIAEKAASSVSGSVFHRRDIGTPEILEKRCQHMREIL from the coding sequence ATGGATATGAAAGTACTCGTTGTAGGCGGTGGTGGCAGGGAGCATGCGATCACCAGGGCGCTTTCCTGCAACAGCGACACGAAGATTTTTTCTGTCATGGCACGCAAGAACCCGGGGATTGCCCGGCTCTCGGAGCGGGTGCTCCTCGAAAAAGAGACCAATATCGAGAAAGTAATACCATTCGCCACCAATTGCGGAGTTGATGCCGCAGTCATCGGGCCGGAGGCCCCCCTTGAGGCGGGCATCGTCGACCGCCTTGAGGCGGCGGGGATACCGTCTCTCGGGCCGACGCGTGCCGCGGCCCGGATCGAGACGGACAAGGCGTTCTGCCGCCGACTGATGGAGCGGCACGGAATCGCGGGGTGCCCGGAGTACCGGGTCTGCCGCGACCCGGAGGAGGCACGGCGGTTCATCGAGTCCTACGACGGCGACCTCGCGGTCAAGCCCATCGGGCTCACCGGCGGGAAGGGCGTGCGCATCATGGGCGAACACGTCGATGTGGCGGGGGCGGTCGAGTACGCCCGGGAGATCGGGGGAAGCGTCGTCCTGGAAGAGCGGCTGGTGGGGGAGGAGTTTACCCTCCAGGCGTTCGTCGACGGCGAGCACCTGATACCCATGCCGCTCGTGCAGGACCACAAGCGTGCCTACGAAGGGGACGTGGGACCGAACACCGGCGGCATGGGCTCCTACTCCCTGGCAGATCACATGCTCCCCTTCGTCTCCCGCCGGGACTACGAGAAAGCCCTCCGGATCATGACAGACACGGTCGCGGCCATGCGGGCAGAGGGGACGCCCTACCGGGGAATCCTCTACGGCCAGTTCATGAACACCCGCGAAGGCCCGAAAGTCATCGAGTTCAACGCCCGGTTCGGTGACCCCGAGGCCATGAACGTTCTTTCGCTCCTGGAATCGGATTTTGCCGGGATCGTCGGCCACATCATCGAGGGCGATCTTGCGCCGTCGCACGTCCGGTTCGCGAAGAAGGCGACGGTCTGCAAGTACCTCGTCCCCGAGGGCTACCCGGATGCGCCGAGGGCGAACGAACCGCTTACCCTCGGCGACTACGGCGACGCCCTGCTGTATTACGCAAGCGTCGAGGAGCGGGACGGGACGCTCCACACCCTGACGTCACGGACGCTCGCGTTCGTCGGGAGGGGCGAGACGCTCGAGGAGGCCGAAGCGATAGCCGAGAAAGCGGCATCTTCCGTCTCGGGAAGCGTCTTTCACCGCAGGGACATCGGCACACCCGAGATCCTCGAGAAGAGGTGCCAGCACATGAGGGAGATTTTATGA
- the pyrE gene encoding orotate phosphoribosyltransferase, with translation MVNPIATLLLECGAIEFGEFVLASGARSSYYIDIKAATTNPAVLTEIGKTIAEGREFEMVAGVAVGAVPIAVAVSLASGRPYAVVRKEGKDHGKAGTIIGDVLGKNVLLVEDVTTSGGSALYGLEALRAAGAHVDQVVTVVDREAGAREALAEKGASLLALVRVSELLDG, from the coding sequence ATGGTAAACCCAATCGCGACACTGTTGCTTGAATGCGGGGCTATCGAGTTCGGGGAGTTCGTCCTCGCATCGGGAGCCCGGAGTTCTTACTACATCGACATCAAAGCTGCGACAACGAATCCCGCCGTCCTCACAGAGATCGGGAAAACCATTGCCGAAGGCCGGGAATTTGAGATGGTCGCCGGAGTGGCGGTCGGCGCCGTACCGATCGCCGTCGCCGTCTCGCTCGCGAGCGGCCGGCCTTATGCCGTCGTCCGGAAGGAGGGGAAGGATCACGGCAAGGCCGGGACAATCATCGGCGACGTGCTCGGGAAAAACGTGCTGCTGGTCGAAGATGTAACCACATCCGGAGGAAGCGCCCTCTACGGTCTCGAGGCGCTTCGTGCCGCGGGCGCGCACGTCGACCAGGTAGTGACCGTCGTCGACCGGGAAGCGGGCGCTCGCGAGGCGCTTGCAGAAAAAGGTGCGTCTCTTCTTGCACTTGTGCGGGTCAGCGAGCTGCTGGACGGATAA
- a CDS encoding CDP-2,3-bis-(O-geranylgeranyl)-sn-glycerol synthase: MIPAYVPNSAAALFGGGTPIDLGRTFSDGRRVFGDGKTYRGFFGGVVSGVLVGLIEIWAATAFSLSALPQQTFLSVTLLATGALLGDLAKSFLKRRLGKDRGESWFLADQYDLVVGSFLLILIFDPQWLFGTITLPIAVWIVVMTPLLHRVVNIIGYYIGVKEVPW, encoded by the coding sequence ATGATTCCGGCATACGTGCCGAATTCGGCGGCTGCACTCTTCGGCGGCGGGACGCCCATCGATCTCGGGCGGACGTTCTCCGACGGGAGAAGGGTCTTCGGCGACGGAAAGACGTACCGGGGATTCTTCGGTGGCGTAGTCTCGGGTGTGCTGGTGGGTCTCATCGAGATCTGGGCAGCCACCGCGTTCAGCCTGAGTGCTCTCCCCCAGCAGACGTTCCTCTCCGTCACCCTCCTTGCAACCGGCGCGCTCCTCGGTGATCTCGCTAAAAGTTTCCTGAAGCGGAGACTGGGTAAGGATCGGGGAGAATCCTGGTTCCTGGCCGACCAGTACGACCTGGTCGTCGGTTCCTTCCTGCTGATTCTCATCTTCGACCCCCAGTGGTTGTTCGGAACCATCACTTTGCCCATCGCAGTCTGGATCGTCGTCATGACACCGCTCCTGCACCGGGTGGTGAACATTATCGGCTATTACATCGGAGTTAAAGAGGTACCATGGTAA
- the tes gene encoding tetraether lipid synthase Tes: MLIKKTKSLCPTCGRVLDADVVEEEGQVWLVRTCPEHGAYRGLYWSDAEMYRRFDAYERIGNGISNPQKVVSPAGCPNDCGACENHRSTTLLANIDLTNRCNLNCDFCFANARACGYVYEPTFDQIVGMLRMLREEKPVPAPAVQFSGGEPTMRDDLPEIIRKAKELGMSQVQVATNGIRLAQDPDYARQLKEAGLSTVYLHFDGVSRETNSKLASDWRAIENCERIGMGVVLVPTVIRGRNDHEVGAIIKYAAEHIKTIRGVNFQPVAFTGAASEDDVRNERITIPELAKRIEEQTDGVIKKDYFYPVPCVVPISELVEAYTGKPQISFTTHQHCGAATYVFVTDEGMVPVNRMVDVDAFFESVEKMTAKLAKGGSLNKYVTLVEGVKDLYGSTRKAEQKNTGEFVKLIAKALVMQNFEALREFHWNALFIGTMHFMDRYNYDLSRVQRCCIHYATPDGRLIPFCTYNSGPVYREQVWKAFAEPQKDE, from the coding sequence ATGCTGATAAAAAAGACGAAGAGCCTCTGCCCAACATGCGGTCGCGTGCTCGATGCCGATGTCGTTGAGGAGGAGGGACAGGTCTGGCTGGTCCGGACCTGCCCGGAACACGGCGCGTACCGGGGCCTCTACTGGTCCGATGCAGAGATGTACCGGAGATTCGATGCTTACGAGCGTATCGGAAACGGGATCTCGAACCCGCAGAAGGTTGTCTCCCCGGCAGGATGCCCGAACGACTGCGGTGCCTGCGAGAACCACCGGTCGACGACGCTGCTCGCGAACATCGACCTGACGAACCGGTGTAACCTCAACTGCGACTTCTGCTTTGCGAACGCCCGGGCATGTGGTTACGTTTACGAACCGACGTTCGACCAGATCGTCGGGATGCTGCGCATGTTGCGCGAGGAAAAGCCTGTTCCGGCACCTGCCGTCCAGTTCTCGGGAGGCGAGCCGACGATGCGTGACGATCTGCCCGAGATCATCCGGAAGGCAAAAGAACTCGGGATGTCCCAGGTGCAGGTCGCGACGAACGGTATCCGGCTCGCACAGGATCCCGACTACGCCCGGCAGCTCAAAGAGGCCGGGCTCTCCACCGTCTACCTCCACTTCGACGGCGTGTCCCGCGAGACGAACTCGAAACTCGCGAGTGACTGGCGGGCAATAGAGAACTGCGAGAGGATCGGCATGGGAGTGGTGCTGGTGCCTACGGTCATCAGGGGCAGGAACGACCATGAGGTGGGCGCCATCATCAAATACGCCGCCGAGCATATCAAGACCATCCGGGGTGTCAATTTCCAGCCGGTGGCGTTTACCGGGGCCGCAAGCGAGGATGACGTCAGGAACGAACGGATAACCATCCCGGAACTCGCGAAGCGGATTGAGGAGCAGACGGACGGCGTGATCAAGAAGGACTACTTCTACCCGGTGCCCTGTGTCGTCCCGATCTCCGAACTCGTCGAGGCTTATACCGGTAAACCCCAGATCTCGTTCACCACGCACCAGCACTGCGGCGCAGCGACCTATGTCTTCGTCACCGACGAGGGGATGGTTCCGGTCAACAGGATGGTGGACGTCGATGCCTTCTTCGAGTCGGTCGAGAAGATGACGGCGAAACTCGCGAAAGGCGGCTCGCTCAACAAGTACGTGACTCTCGTCGAGGGGGTCAAGGATCTCTACGGCTCCACCAGGAAGGCGGAGCAGAAGAACACCGGGGAATTCGTGAAACTGATAGCAAAGGCTCTCGTGATGCAGAACTTCGAGGCCCTGCGTGAGTTTCACTGGAATGCCCTCTTCATCGGCACGATGCACTTCATGGACCGGTACAACTACGACCTCTCCCGGGTGCAGCGGTGCTGCATCCACTACGCGACCCCCGACGGCCGCCTGATCCCGTTCTGCACCTACAACAGCGGCCCGGTCTACCGCGAGCAGGTCTGGAAAGCCTTCGCAGAGCCCCAGAAGGACGAGTGA
- a CDS encoding ornithine cyclodeaminase family protein: MKYYPVHAGYPPYAEVNPAIEAAFAEHGRGNVQMPPKVYVTFVESGDFRTMPAYLPAQEIAGVKIVNVHPHNRTRGLPTVMALTVIIDITTGIPTAIINATELTALRTGSAGAIAAKYLAPRHPVTLGIVGAGRQAEAQVEATAASLAIEEILVWSRTEKSAEAFAARYSDYNARSVPIERACDCDVLTTTTPSTKPVVMADWIHEGTHINAIGADAPGKQELDPTILENAEVFVDDPGQATHSGEVNVPVGTGYYDPARIAGTLGEVVIGKKGRSSPDAITIFDSTGLAIQDLAIAALVLRDGDGGYELPFP, from the coding sequence ATGAAGTATTACCCGGTTCATGCCGGATACCCGCCGTATGCCGAGGTGAACCCGGCGATTGAAGCGGCCTTTGCCGAACACGGGAGAGGCAATGTTCAGATGCCGCCGAAGGTCTACGTGACGTTCGTCGAGAGCGGGGATTTCCGGACGATGCCGGCATACCTCCCGGCCCAGGAGATTGCCGGGGTGAAGATCGTCAACGTCCACCCGCATAACCGCACGAGAGGCCTTCCCACCGTCATGGCGCTCACCGTCATCATCGATATAACAACCGGTATCCCGACGGCGATCATCAACGCCACCGAACTCACCGCGCTGCGAACCGGATCAGCGGGCGCCATTGCGGCGAAGTATCTCGCGCCCCGCCACCCCGTCACCCTCGGGATCGTGGGAGCCGGGCGGCAGGCGGAGGCGCAGGTCGAGGCAACGGCTGCCTCGCTCGCGATCGAGGAGATCCTGGTCTGGAGCAGGACTGAGAAGAGTGCGGAGGCTTTTGCAGCGCGTTACTCCGACTACAATGCCCGGAGCGTCCCGATCGAGCGCGCCTGCGACTGCGACGTGCTGACCACGACGACGCCGTCGACGAAACCGGTCGTGATGGCGGACTGGATCCACGAAGGGACGCACATCAATGCGATCGGCGCGGACGCCCCCGGCAAACAGGAACTGGATCCCACGATCCTGGAGAATGCCGAGGTCTTCGTCGACGACCCCGGCCAGGCGACCCACTCGGGCGAGGTCAACGTCCCGGTCGGCACCGGGTACTACGACCCCGCCCGGATCGCGGGAACCCTCGGCGAGGTCGTCATCGGGAAGAAGGGGCGGTCGTCCCCGGACGCCATTACAATCTTCGACTCCACCGGGCTTGCCATCCAGGACCTCGCCATCGCCGCCCTCGTCCTGCGGGACGGGGACGGGGGATACGAACTGCCGTTTCCGTGA
- a CDS encoding roadblock/LC7 domain-containing protein: MLPDGISLGRLQGPLSALASISPHFTGAVRISEPGGTGFVLVQNGKPYGAAFENSGKGLLLSGDEAYSYLFERPSLDSELIAYTGEETEAAREASSEAGCLISEGGAKPSSRIGSVDTSCLDQIVRQPGVAAVSVFHEGFALQSLGSADFEQVAAVAEDLLRAGTRITGDMEMGDLSQIILETPAGKLIIAPYGDLSLCILTKPDANLGLIRLSIRGMQENPE; the protein is encoded by the coding sequence ATGCTACCCGACGGCATCTCACTCGGACGACTGCAGGGGCCTCTCTCGGCCCTTGCTTCGATCAGCCCTCACTTCACCGGAGCGGTGCGCATCAGCGAACCCGGAGGAACCGGTTTCGTTCTGGTTCAGAACGGGAAGCCATACGGAGCCGCGTTCGAGAACAGCGGCAAAGGGTTGCTGCTCAGCGGAGACGAAGCTTACAGTTACCTGTTTGAACGGCCGTCGCTCGATTCGGAACTCATCGCCTACACGGGCGAGGAAACCGAGGCGGCCCGGGAAGCCTCCAGCGAGGCGGGGTGCCTGATCAGCGAGGGCGGCGCAAAGCCTTCTTCCCGGATAGGGTCGGTGGATACGAGTTGCCTCGACCAGATCGTGCGGCAGCCGGGCGTCGCTGCAGTCTCGGTCTTCCACGAGGGGTTTGCCCTTCAGTCGCTCGGCTCCGCGGACTTCGAGCAGGTGGCCGCGGTCGCCGAAGACCTGCTCCGTGCCGGCACCCGCATCACCGGCGATATGGAGATGGGCGACCTCTCCCAGATAATCCTCGAGACACCGGCAGGGAAGCTCATCATCGCACCCTACGGCGATCTCTCCCTCTGCATCCTTACGAAGCCGGATGCCAATCTCGGCCTGATCCGGCTCTCGATACGGGGGATGCAGGAGAACCCCGAGTGA
- a CDS encoding roadblock/LC7 domain-containing protein → MLKQILGEFLKLDGVTAAVVAGRDGFVIESVVAGDVDVEALGAMASTGMGTSEAMSDELGKGEMNQMLIELENGPILLSPLSEDELIAIVANANVNVGRIRYELKKNRDRIIAAL, encoded by the coding sequence ATGCTAAAACAGATCCTGGGAGAATTCCTGAAACTTGACGGGGTTACCGCCGCAGTCGTGGCGGGGCGGGACGGCTTTGTGATCGAGAGCGTCGTTGCCGGGGACGTGGACGTCGAGGCCCTGGGTGCCATGGCATCGACAGGCATGGGTACGTCCGAAGCCATGAGCGACGAACTCGGAAAGGGCGAGATGAACCAGATGCTCATCGAACTGGAGAACGGCCCCATCCTGCTCTCCCCGCTCTCGGAGGACGAGCTGATCGCCATTGTGGCGAACGCGAACGTTAATGTCGGGAGAATCCGCTACGAACTGAAGAAGAACAGAGATCGGATTATCGCTGCTCTGTGA
- a CDS encoding Ni/Fe hydrogenase subunit alpha, with translation MKEITISPVTRIEGHAGVRIYLNDQGQVDSAHFQVVELRGFEKFLIGASIGEAPRITPRICGICPSAHHLAAAKATDQIFGVEPPATGKKLRELLSIGQFIHSHALHFFMLAAPDFILGHDAPAETRNVIGLARHSPDLAKKAIAVRKFGQRLTEAVGGKPIHPSNALPGGMSTALTEGKRAELATMANEALGIAREGWDLARGLLDGVDMEFGAVTTGFLGMANNGVYSTYEGPAMMLGPDGGQLGSFSGQDYTNFIEEYSEDWSYLKFARFKGGDYYRVGPLARLNIVQKMGTEHADAALAEYRERFGTVTQATLAYNLARYIEFIASCERAVQLLSDPGITGSDIRTPVGAVVNRRGVGIIEAPRGTLIHDYSVDENGIIERCNLIVATCQNNYGMDRGVEDMARRVVENGALTDGAANRIEMIIRAYDPCISCATHAIGRMPLKIECVRRT, from the coding sequence ATGAAAGAGATCACAATCAGCCCGGTGACCCGGATCGAGGGTCATGCAGGCGTCAGGATCTACCTCAACGACCAGGGGCAGGTCGACTCGGCCCACTTCCAGGTCGTGGAACTGAGGGGGTTCGAGAAGTTCCTTATCGGCGCTTCGATTGGGGAAGCACCCCGTATAACGCCCCGCATCTGCGGGATATGCCCTTCGGCACACCACCTGGCCGCAGCGAAGGCGACCGACCAGATCTTCGGCGTCGAACCGCCCGCGACCGGGAAGAAACTCCGGGAACTCCTGAGCATCGGGCAGTTCATCCACTCCCACGCCCTTCACTTCTTCATGCTCGCGGCTCCGGACTTCATCCTGGGCCACGACGCACCGGCAGAGACGCGGAACGTCATCGGGCTTGCCCGCCACTCGCCGGATCTCGCGAAGAAGGCGATCGCGGTCCGGAAGTTCGGTCAGCGCCTGACGGAAGCGGTCGGCGGCAAACCCATCCACCCGTCTAACGCGCTGCCCGGCGGGATGTCGACGGCGCTCACGGAAGGAAAGAGAGCAGAACTCGCCACCATGGCGAATGAGGCGCTCGGGATCGCGCGTGAAGGATGGGATCTCGCTCGCGGTCTCCTCGACGGCGTCGATATGGAGTTCGGGGCCGTAACGACCGGTTTCCTGGGCATGGCCAACAACGGGGTCTACTCGACCTACGAAGGGCCTGCTATGATGCTCGGGCCGGACGGCGGTCAGCTCGGTTCGTTCTCGGGTCAGGACTACACGAACTTCATCGAGGAGTACTCGGAGGACTGGTCGTACCTGAAGTTCGCCCGGTTCAAAGGCGGAGACTATTACCGGGTCGGGCCGCTCGCCCGGCTCAACATCGTGCAGAAGATGGGCACGGAGCACGCGGACGCCGCTCTCGCGGAGTACCGCGAGCGGTTCGGCACCGTCACCCAGGCCACGCTGGCATACAACCTGGCGCGCTACATCGAGTTCATCGCCTCGTGCGAGCGGGCCGTCCAGTTGCTCTCCGACCCGGGCATCACCGGATCAGACATCCGGACGCCGGTGGGAGCGGTCGTGAACCGCCGGGGTGTCGGGATCATCGAAGCGCCCCGGGGAACCCTGATCCACGACTATTCCGTCGATGAAAACGGTATCATCGAGCGGTGCAACCTGATCGTGGCGACCTGCCAGAACAACTACGGGATGGACCGCGGCGTGGAGGATATGGCACGCCGGGTGGTGGAGAACGGAGCGTTGACCGATGGGGCAGCAAACCGGATCGAGATGATCATCAGGGCGTATGACCCCTGTATTTCGTGCGCGACGCACGCGATCGGGAGAATGCCCCTCAAGATCGAGTGCGTTCGGAGAACATAG
- a CDS encoding NADH-quinone oxidoreductase subunit B family protein produces MKIAIEELAGCSGCTIAVLDLHEMLLDVIAEADIVYSPVIMDVKEPPEDIDIAFVTGAVRNEENRERLEKIRKRSKTLIALGTCACYGGVSGLSMLSSNEDLFSCVYREVETTKPDGVIPTDVPPFLYRAFAVGDLVKIDYYIVGCPPKEAFLKQIIPAMIAGDTLELSRKSVCSECDRIMGPVESWTLKHRHEGVPDREHCLLGQGYLCLGSVTFGRCGASCPKNNIPCHGCNGPSLDILREPCRDIYGMMARRISDLTGKPQKEVEKELYDVAHTMYAFTIGSLIMEDKENSKIRDLVKERSR; encoded by the coding sequence ATGAAGATTGCTATTGAAGAACTGGCAGGATGTTCAGGGTGTACGATCGCAGTGCTGGATCTCCATGAAATGCTCCTTGACGTCATCGCAGAAGCGGACATCGTCTACTCCCCGGTGATCATGGACGTCAAGGAGCCTCCCGAGGATATCGATATCGCGTTCGTGACCGGAGCCGTTCGGAACGAAGAGAACCGCGAACGCCTCGAGAAGATCCGGAAACGGTCAAAGACGCTTATCGCACTAGGGACCTGCGCCTGCTACGGGGGCGTATCGGGTCTCTCAATGCTGAGCTCGAACGAAGACCTCTTCTCCTGCGTCTACCGGGAGGTTGAGACGACGAAGCCCGACGGGGTTATCCCGACGGACGTGCCGCCGTTCCTCTACCGGGCGTTCGCGGTGGGCGACCTCGTGAAGATCGATTACTACATCGTGGGCTGCCCGCCGAAAGAGGCGTTCTTAAAGCAGATCATCCCGGCAATGATCGCGGGAGACACCCTCGAACTCTCGCGCAAGTCCGTCTGTTCGGAATGCGACAGGATCATGGGACCGGTCGAGAGCTGGACGCTCAAGCATCGGCACGAGGGCGTTCCCGACCGCGAACACTGCCTGCTCGGGCAGGGCTACCTCTGCCTCGGGAGCGTCACCTTCGGGAGATGCGGTGCGTCGTGCCCCAAAAACAACATCCCGTGCCACGGGTGCAACGGCCCCTCGCTCGATATCCTCCGTGAGCCCTGCCGGGACATCTACGGCATGATGGCGCGGAGAATTTCGGATCTCACCGGTAAGCCGCAGAAAGAGGTGGAGAAGGAACTCTACGACGTCGCACACACGATGTACGCCTTCACTATCGGGAGCCTGATCATGGAGGACAAGGAGAACTCAAAGATCCGGGATCTGGTAAAGGAGAGGAGCAGATGA
- a CDS encoding 4Fe-4S dicluster domain-containing protein translates to MEIHVDKDACVGCGLCVKDCPMHVYELQDNISVAVRPNNCMGCLSCHEICPAQALEHRGIYAARRHYIDIKVCEMLRKVV, encoded by the coding sequence ATGGAGATACATGTGGATAAGGACGCGTGCGTCGGGTGCGGTCTCTGTGTCAAGGACTGCCCGATGCACGTGTACGAACTCCAGGACAACATAAGTGTCGCGGTCAGGCCGAACAATTGCATGGGATGCCTTTCCTGCCACGAGATCTGCCCGGCTCAGGCACTCGAGCACCGGGGCATCTACGCTGCCCGGAGACACTACATCGACATCAAGGTCTGTGAAATGCTTCGGAAGGTGGTCTGA
- the minD gene encoding cell division ATPase MinD has product MVKVYTIASGKGGTGKTTVTANLGPMLAQYGKKTCILDADVGMANLGLILGLENLPVTLHEVLAGKARVRDAIYDGPFGVKVVPCGLSLQGFQQSNPDRLKDIMTDLVSEFDILILDAPAGISRDGVIPLTIADGVILVVNPEISSIVDSLKTKILTETVGGHIEGAIINRVAATGNDFNSAQMEKLLGVRVLGIIPEDPNIRRASAGRSPIVVKYPTSSASRAFKRLSADVAGIEYAEEETQGTSEGFVDRLARALFRARA; this is encoded by the coding sequence ATGGTAAAAGTATACACGATTGCGTCCGGTAAGGGCGGTACCGGCAAAACGACGGTCACAGCAAATCTGGGCCCTATGCTTGCCCAATACGGGAAGAAGACATGCATTCTGGATGCCGACGTCGGAATGGCGAATCTCGGGCTCATTCTCGGGCTTGAAAACCTGCCGGTGACCCTGCACGAGGTGCTGGCAGGCAAAGCGCGCGTCCGGGACGCCATCTACGACGGACCGTTCGGCGTGAAGGTCGTGCCGTGCGGTCTCTCTCTGCAGGGCTTCCAGCAGTCGAACCCCGACCGGCTCAAGGACATCATGACCGACCTCGTGAGCGAGTTCGACATCCTGATCCTGGATGCTCCTGCAGGGATCAGCAGGGACGGCGTCATCCCGCTGACGATTGCCGACGGGGTGATTCTCGTCGTGAACCCCGAGATCTCCTCGATTGTCGACTCCTTGAAGACAAAGATCCTGACCGAGACCGTCGGCGGGCACATCGAAGGGGCGATCATCAACCGGGTCGCGGCCACCGGGAACGACTTCAACAGCGCACAGATGGAGAAACTCCTCGGGGTCCGGGTGCTCGGGATCATCCCGGAGGACCCGAACATCCGGCGCGCATCTGCCGGGAGGTCGCCGATCGTGGTGAAGTACCCGACGTCCAGCGCATCCCGTGCCTTCAAACGCCTCTCCGCCGACGTAGCCGGCATCGAGTATGCCGAGGAAGAGACGCAGGGTACCAGTGAAGGCTTTGTCGACCGGCTCGCCCGCGCCCTCTTCCGGGCGAGAGCGTGA
- a CDS encoding hydrogenase maturation protease: MQKNRVCIIGCGNPFMGNDGAGISVMRLFEGRFPGVEAIDGGTGGFGLIPLMEGYERVVIVDAMTGIGDRTGEVLTFEVPPSWDLPAYALHDIGIGEVVTIARELGYAGEIVTVGIEVGEIQAFSRDIDPAVEEGIRVAEQKILTILREWIGDQGMRS, from the coding sequence ATGCAGAAGAACCGGGTATGTATCATCGGGTGCGGGAACCCCTTCATGGGAAACGACGGGGCGGGGATCTCGGTGATGCGCCTCTTTGAAGGGAGATTCCCCGGAGTGGAGGCAATCGACGGCGGCACCGGCGGATTCGGCCTGATCCCGCTGATGGAAGGCTACGAGAGGGTGGTGATCGTCGATGCGATGACGGGTATCGGCGACCGTACCGGGGAAGTCCTCACGTTTGAGGTTCCGCCGTCCTGGGACCTCCCGGCATACGCGCTCCACGACATCGGGATCGGTGAGGTGGTGACGATCGCCCGCGAACTCGGGTACGCCGGAGAGATCGTGACCGTCGGGATTGAAGTGGGCGAGATCCAGGCGTTCAGCAGGGATATCGACCCTGCGGTCGAAGAGGGAATCCGGGTTGCCGAACAGAAGATCCTCACCATCCTCCGGGAGTGGATCGGGGATCAGGGGATGCGATCATAG